In one Mucilaginibacter ginsenosidivorax genomic region, the following are encoded:
- a CDS encoding polysaccharide deacetylase family protein produces the protein MIFTTSWDDGDVSDFKLQELIKSFGVKGTLYIPQISNHRSLNDNDIKELSNYFEIGAHTITHQNLINASNSEIEFEISESKSYIENIIGKKCDVFSYPYGLFNSQIESQVKKSGFLRARIVNKDFCEGSILNNFHLPTTIQVCRHTKYLTAKFNAYQSNVNSLAKLFSNKIQTFKLNERGEYSWFEIATFIYSLVKQRNGIFHLWGHSWEIEEQNLWGDLKMFFQFVAEDKDVVYTTNSGLFK, from the coding sequence ATGATATTTACGACAAGTTGGGATGATGGCGATGTTAGTGATTTTAAACTACAGGAATTAATAAAATCTTTTGGTGTTAAAGGTACATTGTATATACCTCAAATATCAAATCATAGATCGCTTAATGATAATGATATTAAAGAGTTATCAAATTATTTTGAGATAGGAGCACATACTATAACACATCAAAATTTGATAAATGCAAGTAATTCGGAAATTGAATTCGAAATCTCCGAAAGCAAGAGTTACATAGAAAACATTATTGGAAAAAAGTGTGATGTGTTCAGCTATCCATATGGGCTATTTAATTCCCAAATTGAATCGCAGGTAAAAAAGAGTGGCTTTTTAAGGGCAAGAATAGTTAATAAAGATTTTTGTGAAGGAAGTATTTTAAACAACTTTCATTTGCCAACCACTATTCAAGTCTGTAGGCATACAAAATACTTAACTGCTAAATTTAACGCCTATCAGTCTAATGTAAATTCGTTAGCGAAGCTATTTTCAAATAAAATTCAAACGTTTAAGTTGAACGAAAGGGGTGAATATAGTTGGTTTGAAATTGCAACTTTTATTTATTCGTTGGTAAAACAGAGGAACGGAATATTTCATTTATGGGGACATTCTTGGGAGATAGAAGAACAAAATTTGTGGGGTGACCTTAAAATGTTCTTCCAGTTTGTTGCAGAAGACAAAGATGTTGTATACACGACTAATAGTGGGCTTTTCAAATAA
- a CDS encoding M1 family metallopeptidase: protein MKLYKLILFLLSLNVVVYAQQRVKPVPVETGVSYGLAQYRHSVISNVEYELSFLVPLKRADDIAGVAHIAFDLKNAGQPLQIDFKQDAQHIKNVQLAQGAAIPFEAKDEHIIIDTKYLKAGHNDITIDFVAGNGSLNRNDDYLYALFVPDRARTVFPCFDQPDLKAIFKLSLRVPKEWKALANGSIKDVTDEGDFKRYVFNTSDKLPTYLFSFTAGAYADVRQVIGGRSAEFLHRETDSTQIRLSVDSIFKAHRDAISFLESWTGIPYPFQKVGFVAIPDFQFGGMEHPGEVQYKASALFLDEGATKDQFIARSNVISHETAHMWFGDMVTMEWFNDVWMKEVFANFMADKVTEKLMGTETFNLKFLQDHYPAAYGIDRTMGANPIRQQLDNLHDAGSLYGNIIYHKAPIMMRQLESMMGKSNFQQGIREYLKKYAYGNATWPQLIAILSKYSTANLYTWNKVWVSQPGRPVFDYKVSYSDGKIGVFNISQHPEVGAPRIWQQVFNITLVYPGYSKIIPVNMNARQIVLNAAAGLAKPLFILFNADGMGYGLFPADKAMTGSLFNLESPLQRASAYINGYENMLARRAFKPAELLKLYLHGISIEKNEMNLRLLTGYITSIFWTFTLPKDRLILSTELEDTLWQAMEQQTAPNNKKILFGAYQNVYLNAEAKRRIYQVWLTQKPPAGVKLAEDDYTGMALSIALKSDTVTSVLKQQQARINNPERKNRLAFLMPALSLNVQERDAFFNSLADRKNRAKEAWVTTGLSYLNHPLRQSTSIKYLPKSLELLEELQRTGDVFFPQSWLSAVFGSYQTKGAYQIVRDFLQQHPDYNPKLKDKILQATDNLYRAQGILGR, encoded by the coding sequence ATGAAATTATACAAACTGATACTGTTTTTGTTGAGCTTAAATGTTGTGGTATATGCACAGCAGCGGGTTAAACCTGTGCCTGTTGAAACGGGGGTATCTTATGGGTTGGCGCAGTACAGGCATTCGGTAATCAGTAATGTGGAGTATGAGCTGTCGTTTTTGGTGCCGTTGAAACGGGCTGATGATATTGCCGGTGTGGCGCATATCGCATTTGATTTAAAAAATGCTGGTCAGCCGCTGCAAATTGATTTTAAGCAGGATGCGCAGCACATTAAAAATGTGCAGTTGGCCCAGGGGGCGGCAATCCCTTTTGAGGCGAAGGACGAACATATCATTATAGATACTAAATATTTAAAGGCCGGGCATAATGATATCACGATTGATTTTGTGGCCGGTAATGGATCATTAAACCGTAATGATGATTATCTGTACGCTTTGTTTGTGCCCGACCGCGCCCGTACGGTTTTCCCCTGTTTTGATCAGCCGGATTTGAAAGCTATTTTTAAATTAAGCCTCAGGGTGCCAAAGGAATGGAAGGCATTGGCCAATGGCAGCATAAAGGATGTAACTGATGAGGGCGACTTTAAGCGTTATGTTTTTAATACCAGCGATAAATTGCCCACCTACCTGTTTTCTTTCACCGCGGGCGCGTATGCTGATGTAAGGCAGGTGATAGGCGGGCGTAGTGCCGAATTTTTGCACAGGGAAACAGATTCTACCCAGATCAGGTTAAGCGTCGATTCTATTTTTAAAGCCCACCGGGATGCCATCAGTTTTTTAGAAAGCTGGACGGGGATACCTTACCCTTTTCAAAAAGTGGGCTTTGTGGCCATACCAGATTTTCAGTTCGGCGGGATGGAGCATCCGGGCGAGGTGCAGTACAAGGCCTCGGCCTTGTTTTTGGATGAGGGTGCTACCAAAGATCAGTTTATCGCCCGGTCGAACGTAATCTCGCACGAGACGGCGCACATGTGGTTTGGCGATATGGTGACTATGGAGTGGTTTAACGATGTGTGGATGAAGGAGGTGTTTGCCAACTTTATGGCCGATAAGGTGACTGAAAAACTAATGGGCACCGAAACCTTTAACCTTAAATTTTTGCAGGACCATTACCCGGCAGCTTACGGGATTGACCGCACCATGGGTGCCAACCCAATTAGGCAGCAGCTTGATAATTTACACGATGCGGGTTCGCTTTACGGCAATATTATTTACCACAAAGCCCCCATTATGATGCGCCAGCTGGAAAGCATGATGGGGAAGTCCAACTTTCAGCAAGGCATCCGCGAGTACCTGAAAAAATATGCGTACGGCAATGCTACCTGGCCACAGTTGATTGCCATCCTGAGCAAATACAGCACCGCCAACCTGTACACCTGGAACAAGGTTTGGGTAAGCCAACCCGGCAGGCCGGTGTTTGATTATAAAGTGAGCTACAGTGATGGTAAAATCGGCGTTTTTAACATCAGCCAGCATCCTGAAGTTGGCGCGCCACGTATATGGCAGCAGGTATTTAACATCACGTTGGTGTATCCGGGTTACAGCAAAATTATCCCGGTGAACATGAACGCGCGGCAAATTGTACTAAATGCTGCTGCGGGTTTGGCGAAGCCGCTGTTCATTTTATTTAATGCAGACGGCATGGGCTATGGATTGTTCCCGGCGGATAAGGCGATGACGGGCAGCTTGTTTAATTTGGAAAGCCCGCTGCAACGGGCTTCGGCGTATATTAACGGGTACGAGAATATGCTGGCCAGGCGTGCTTTTAAACCGGCTGAACTATTAAAGCTTTACCTGCACGGCATCAGTATCGAAAAAAATGAAATGAACCTGCGCCTGCTTACCGGCTATATTACCAGCATATTCTGGACCTTTACGCTGCCCAAAGACCGGTTGATTTTAAGCACCGAACTGGAGGATACCCTATGGCAGGCCATGGAACAGCAAACAGCGCCAAATAACAAGAAAATACTGTTTGGCGCTTACCAAAACGTTTATTTAAATGCCGAAGCTAAACGCCGTATTTACCAGGTATGGCTAACCCAAAAGCCGCCCGCCGGTGTTAAACTGGCCGAAGATGATTATACAGGCATGGCCCTTTCCATAGCCCTGAAAAGCGATACTGTTACCTCGGTATTAAAGCAACAGCAAGCCCGGATCAACAACCCCGAACGCAAAAACAGGCTGGCTTTCCTGATGCCGGCCCTCTCGCTGAATGTGCAGGAACGCGATGCCTTTTTTAACAGCCTGGCTGATCGTAAAAACAGGGCAAAAGAGGCCTGGGTTACCACGGGTTTAAGCTATTTAAACCATCCCTTAAGGCAAAGCACCTCCATCAAATACCTGCCCAAAAGTTTGGAACTGCTTGAAGAGCTTCAGCGTACCGGCGATGTGTTCTTCCCCCAATCGTGGCTGAGCGCGGTGTTTGGGAGTTATCAGACTAAGGGGGCTTATCAAATTGTACGCGATTTTCTGCAGCAGCATCCTGATTATAACCCTAAGTTGAAGGATAAAATACTACAGGCTACAGATAATTTGTATCGGGCGCAGGGGATATTGGGGCGTTGA
- a CDS encoding DUF7133 domain-containing protein has protein sequence MLKVSFNLIFVIIFLGMLSYLAGTMFNPEPGGPKPALQHQKNGNINPHPDTLKWPADLTVSTFAGPELTPSPACIAAAPTGEVFVGVDMIGSLGKTPGKGKILRLVDSDNDGKLDKHTEFAEVDDPRGILVMGDQVFVMHTVFSKETGKATGMNLEVFEDKNRDGIADGPAKPLIEHISNAHMLAERGTDHATNGIRMGIDGWIYIAVGDFGFHDATDRSGKKLTMLGGGIVRVRPNGTEMEIYTHGTRNIYDVAIDPYMNIFTRDNTNDGGGWNIRFSHHIQSAEYGYPVLFQHFTDEILPALVDLGGGSGTGSLFMDEPTWPEKYNHVPMTADWGRSELYINRVTADGASFQQKEEEFIALPQITDLDVDGSGRLYLSAWDGAGYSGDPAKGYVVRAVPRNWSYKAFPDLKAASATELANYLKSASAVTRLNASQELITRPADEAARLSLAVATDAALPLYARVAGVFTYAQTTAEKGVPALVQLTQDSNLREFALRALADRKQSIQNVPLDSFLAGLKDPSDRVKAAAIVGLGRIGNQASAQPLLATPVPASFVAPGKNEEGPHAKPNSAIIPAHLAVRALVGLNAVNDCVKAIGTAHSILALWALRYMYDTKAVDGLIASYSTVKDEKTKKQILVTLSRLYKKEADYDASWWWGTRPDSHGPIYKGVTWDASARIAGFLKTEWTKSTQKGKQFFADLNARHQMGIAAFGGEEKTETTKEVKIDLAKIANKKGQIGKSSIEDIMLMLAKIKGDPFKGKVLFARQGCIACHSLTRAEKQKGPFMGQIGSIMTRQQIAESVLKPNASISQGFATVMISAKGNKSYMGFITEESARKIVMRNITGDVFTINTADILSRKELKTSMMPTGLANALSYDEFASLVTFLSQQKN, from the coding sequence ATGCTTAAAGTTTCCTTCAACCTTATTTTTGTCATTATTTTTTTAGGTATGCTTAGCTACTTAGCCGGCACCATGTTTAATCCCGAACCCGGTGGGCCTAAGCCAGCGTTACAACATCAAAAAAACGGTAACATTAACCCGCACCCGGATACATTGAAATGGCCTGCCGATTTAACGGTGAGCACATTTGCAGGGCCAGAACTAACACCAAGCCCAGCCTGTATTGCTGCAGCGCCAACAGGCGAGGTATTTGTTGGTGTGGATATGATAGGATCGTTGGGTAAAACACCGGGCAAAGGAAAAATTTTAAGGCTGGTAGATAGCGACAATGATGGCAAGCTTGATAAGCATACCGAATTTGCCGAAGTAGATGATCCGCGGGGAATCCTGGTAATGGGCGACCAGGTTTTTGTAATGCATACTGTGTTTTCAAAAGAAACCGGCAAAGCTACCGGCATGAACCTGGAAGTTTTTGAAGATAAAAACAGGGACGGCATTGCCGACGGACCAGCAAAGCCACTTATTGAACATATCAGCAATGCGCACATGCTGGCCGAGCGGGGCACCGACCACGCGACAAACGGTATACGGATGGGCATTGACGGCTGGATTTATATTGCCGTTGGCGATTTCGGCTTTCATGACGCCACCGACCGAAGCGGCAAAAAGCTGACCATGCTGGGCGGTGGTATTGTGCGGGTACGGCCAAACGGAACCGAGATGGAAATTTATACGCATGGTACACGCAACATTTATGATGTGGCCATTGACCCTTACATGAATATTTTCACGAGGGATAATACCAACGATGGTGGCGGCTGGAACATCCGTTTTTCGCACCATATCCAATCGGCCGAATATGGATACCCGGTATTGTTCCAGCATTTTACCGATGAGATTTTACCGGCGCTGGTTGATTTGGGCGGAGGGTCGGGCACAGGATCGTTGTTTATGGACGAACCTACCTGGCCGGAAAAATACAACCACGTACCCATGACTGCCGACTGGGGCCGAAGCGAACTGTATATCAACAGGGTAACCGCCGATGGTGCCAGCTTTCAACAAAAGGAAGAAGAATTTATCGCATTACCACAAATTACCGACCTTGATGTAGATGGTTCCGGCCGGCTTTATCTTTCGGCATGGGATGGTGCCGGCTACTCCGGCGACCCAGCCAAAGGTTATGTGGTACGGGCTGTACCCCGCAACTGGAGCTATAAAGCATTCCCAGACCTTAAGGCTGCTTCGGCAACCGAATTGGCTAACTACCTTAAATCGGCAAGCGCGGTAACCAGGCTAAATGCATCACAGGAATTGATAACCCGCCCGGCCGATGAAGCAGCCAGGCTATCGCTGGCCGTTGCGACTGATGCAGCCTTGCCACTGTATGCCCGCGTAGCTGGCGTATTTACCTATGCCCAAACAACAGCCGAAAAAGGCGTACCTGCATTGGTGCAACTAACGCAGGATAGCAATTTAAGAGAATTTGCTTTAAGAGCCCTGGCCGACAGGAAGCAAAGTATACAAAACGTACCGCTGGATTCATTTTTGGCCGGACTGAAAGACCCTTCCGACCGTGTGAAGGCTGCGGCTATAGTGGGCCTGGGCCGTATTGGCAACCAGGCATCGGCACAGCCCTTATTAGCAACACCTGTTCCGGCCAGCTTTGTAGCACCGGGCAAAAATGAGGAAGGCCCGCATGCCAAACCCAATTCGGCAATCATCCCGGCACATTTGGCGGTAAGGGCCCTTGTTGGTTTAAACGCTGTTAATGATTGTGTTAAAGCTATCGGTACGGCCCATTCAATCCTGGCATTATGGGCTTTAAGGTATATGTATGATACCAAAGCGGTTGATGGTTTAATAGCATCGTACTCAACTGTTAAGGACGAAAAAACAAAAAAGCAGATACTGGTAACCCTGTCTCGCCTGTACAAAAAAGAAGCTGATTATGATGCTTCGTGGTGGTGGGGCACAAGGCCCGATTCGCACGGACCAATTTACAAGGGCGTTACCTGGGATGCTTCGGCCCGGATTGCCGGGTTTTTAAAAACCGAATGGACAAAATCAACTCAGAAAGGAAAACAGTTTTTTGCCGATTTAAATGCCCGCCATCAAATGGGGATTGCAGCTTTTGGCGGCGAAGAAAAAACCGAGACCACCAAAGAAGTGAAGATAGACCTGGCAAAAATTGCCAACAAGAAAGGCCAGATAGGAAAATCATCTATTGAAGATATCATGCTGATGCTTGCAAAAATAAAGGGCGACCCTTTTAAGGGAAAAGTTCTTTTTGCCCGCCAGGGCTGTATAGCCTGCCACAGTTTAACCAGGGCCGAAAAACAGAAAGGCCCGTTTATGGGGCAGATAGGTTCGATCATGACCCGGCAACAAATTGCAGAATCTGTTCTTAAGCCGAATGCATCCATCTCACAGGGCTTTGCCACGGTAATGATATCCGCAAAAGGCAACAAGAGCTATATGGGCTTTATTACAGAAGAATCGGCCCGCAAAATAGTGATGAGGAATATTACCGGCGACGTTTTTACAATTAATACCGCCGACATACTGAGCCGCAAAGAGCTGAAAACATCCATGATGCCAACCGGCCTTGCCAACGCACTATCATATGATGAGTTTGCCTCCCTCGTTACTTTTCTTTCGCAGCAAAAAAATTAA
- a CDS encoding FecR family protein, whose protein sequence is MRKFNFRKKQVSAKDQSLQEEIVNQYFDELDLGNLPEANHHGVEFNSDKVYNRIAAQIDGGGKIKTLTKQWLVAASLLAGLCLSAYLYRNDILNYVSPIATKQITAANGKIVNITLADGTKIWLNSGSKLTYPDKFRGDRREITLTGEAFLDVAHDDHQSFIIHTGAVRTQVLGTSFNIKAYPEDHFVKVDVLSGKVGVIAVANNAKKSQTIFLTPAQEVIFNKDNNQAVKTEMVDVDVLVRWKSGDLIFKRMPLPEVINTIEHRFNVKVDVDINLVRCSITADLTNKSLETVMKVLSKIVKGKAIQDKGGYHLKGKGC, encoded by the coding sequence ATGAGAAAGTTTAATTTCAGGAAAAAACAAGTCTCTGCTAAAGACCAATCTTTGCAGGAAGAAATCGTAAATCAGTATTTTGACGAATTGGATTTGGGTAACTTACCCGAAGCAAACCATCATGGTGTTGAATTTAACAGCGATAAGGTATACAACCGTATTGCCGCTCAAATTGATGGCGGCGGCAAAATCAAAACCCTAACCAAACAATGGTTGGTTGCTGCATCGCTGCTTGCCGGCTTGTGCTTGTCGGCATATTTGTACCGTAATGATATCCTCAACTATGTTTCGCCTATAGCCACTAAACAAATTACGGCGGCCAATGGCAAAATTGTAAATATAACCCTTGCTGATGGCACCAAAATATGGCTTAACAGCGGCAGTAAACTTACCTATCCGGATAAATTCCGGGGCGACCGCCGCGAGATTACTTTAACAGGTGAAGCTTTCTTAGATGTAGCGCATGATGATCATCAATCATTCATTATTCATACCGGCGCTGTACGCACCCAGGTATTGGGCACAAGCTTTAATATAAAAGCCTATCCCGAAGATCATTTTGTGAAGGTGGATGTGTTGAGCGGTAAGGTAGGTGTAATAGCGGTGGCTAACAATGCCAAAAAATCGCAAACTATTTTCTTAACCCCCGCCCAGGAAGTAATATTTAATAAGGATAATAACCAGGCCGTTAAAACCGAAATGGTTGATGTTGATGTACTGGTAAGGTGGAAAAGCGGCGACCTGATATTTAAACGCATGCCGCTGCCAGAGGTGATAAATACGATTGAGCATCGCTTCAATGTGAAAGTTGATGTAGATATCAACCTGGTGAGATGTTCAATAACAGCCGACCTGACCAACAAATCGTTGGAAACCGTAATGAAGGTTTTATCAAAAATTGTTAAAGGTAAGGCGATACAAGATAAGGGGGGCTACCACCTTAAAGGCAAAGGCTGTTAA
- a CDS encoding TonB-dependent receptor, translating into MNISLFSNGVVRYVLILMKFTSLACFVVCFMCLSAVANDSFGQRFLEISVTLKLKNARLSDALDKISADKHIKFAYADNVLKPDFRVTLNAKNESIKSLLNEVLTPFNLSYKIIDDVIVIDEKAEVESSTGGIQQAPPVPIKITGKVTDETGLPFPGVGIKIKGTTTGTITGVDGTFTLPNVGSDDILVFSFIGYAPKEVPVNNQTTLNVQLSPERTSLNEVVVIGYGTQKRANIIGAVDQISSKAIEGKPSVNLTQALQGTSPSLIIQQTNSEPGAYQNINIRGVSTLGDNSPLVVIDGITGGDINLLNPQDIESVSVLKDAGSAAIYGSRSANGVILVTTKKGKKNSNTQLTYNGQGGVQEPHVGYKPVHSYENAILRNEAVVNAGLQPIYSPQDIRNFQQAGDQQWFLDAILKNAVLQNHNLALTGGNSTSSYLVSAGVTDQRSNLVGPNYGLRRYNYRMNLSTEYGKLKLTSILAYSRTEIKEHSYNTSTLIVDAGRTPTYYKIRDDQGRYLTNDVLTEFNPLGILEAGGYRKRDNDNIFGNLNAELAVTKDFKLKGVFGGTLLSNHMFGRVIEVDYFPKGTYGADRNTNDENNKNLFLNTQVIAQYTKTFNKSHNVDVLVGVANESTTNQGNSLYLKYTDPELGTPTTGTIIDPASSNTNNNTTETSLNSAFGRASYNYQNKIYGEFDFRIDASSKFNTKNRNAFFPSGSVGYRVTEENFMQSYRDNYGDLKVRASYGILGNQNVGDYQYQRTYGPFQNAYGFNNAGVGGAAISFANPDIRWERAATFNAGIDAGFLKNTLTISADYFNKVTKDILLPPIVPGVFGAGLPDYNAGKVQNRGWELTVNYRLTTKNFNHSFSFNVADTKNKVLSLEGGDQIKTYDELQVINKVGLPIGSYVGLKRDGYFQNLNDIVNGPKPAGLTVSPGDNRYVDVNKDGVIDDNDRFVLGNGFPRLTFGFTYNVTYKGFDFNLFMQGVGKRSMFVRGEQVEPFHFNYSQVIYQHQLDFWTPENPDARYPRLAAAGSQSNTNNFRRGSDMYIFDGSYLRVKNVTLGYSLPQIVAKAIGTHKVRAYVSGQNILTFSGMKFLDPESTEFNGNVQAGGANSGRAYPTPIYYGFGIDVTL; encoded by the coding sequence ATGAATATATCTCTATTTTCAAATGGAGTAGTTCGTTATGTATTAATATTAATGAAATTTACCTCGCTCGCCTGCTTTGTTGTTTGCTTCATGTGCCTTTCGGCGGTTGCAAATGATTCATTTGGCCAACGCTTTTTGGAGATTTCGGTTACGCTGAAGCTCAAAAATGCAAGGCTTTCTGATGCGCTCGATAAAATATCGGCCGATAAACATATTAAATTTGCTTACGCGGATAATGTGCTGAAGCCGGATTTCAGGGTAACATTGAATGCCAAAAATGAAAGCATCAAAAGCTTGCTTAATGAGGTGTTAACTCCATTTAACCTTAGCTATAAAATTATTGATGACGTAATTGTTATTGATGAAAAAGCCGAGGTAGAAAGCAGTACAGGCGGGATACAGCAGGCCCCGCCGGTCCCTATTAAAATTACTGGTAAAGTAACCGACGAAACGGGCCTGCCATTTCCTGGCGTAGGCATCAAAATAAAAGGAACTACAACCGGCACCATAACTGGCGTAGATGGTACTTTTACCCTGCCTAACGTGGGCAGCGATGATATACTGGTATTTAGCTTTATTGGTTACGCGCCAAAGGAAGTGCCGGTAAATAATCAAACCACGCTTAACGTGCAGCTATCGCCCGAACGTACTTCATTAAATGAAGTAGTTGTAATTGGTTACGGTACACAAAAACGGGCCAATATTATTGGCGCGGTCGATCAGATCTCTTCAAAAGCCATTGAAGGCAAACCCTCTGTAAATTTAACGCAGGCTTTGCAGGGCACATCGCCAAGTCTTATCATCCAGCAAACTAACTCCGAGCCGGGTGCTTATCAAAACATTAACATTCGTGGTGTAAGTACTTTAGGCGATAACAGCCCATTGGTGGTGATAGATGGTATTACCGGCGGCGACATCAACCTGCTTAATCCGCAGGATATTGAAAGTGTCTCTGTTTTGAAAGACGCAGGCAGCGCTGCCATATATGGTTCGCGATCAGCAAACGGTGTAATATTGGTTACTACAAAAAAAGGTAAGAAAAACTCCAACACTCAGCTTACCTACAACGGGCAGGGCGGGGTACAGGAACCCCATGTTGGTTATAAACCAGTTCACAGCTATGAAAATGCCATCCTTAGGAACGAGGCTGTGGTAAATGCAGGTTTGCAGCCAATCTACAGCCCGCAGGACATTCGCAATTTTCAACAGGCAGGCGACCAGCAATGGTTTTTGGATGCCATTTTAAAAAATGCGGTGCTGCAAAACCATAACCTGGCTTTAACCGGCGGTAATTCAACTTCGTCATACCTGGTATCGGCCGGAGTAACAGATCAGCGGAGCAACCTTGTTGGACCTAACTACGGTTTGCGTCGCTATAATTACCGCATGAACCTGAGTACCGAATATGGTAAATTAAAGCTGACCAGCATCCTGGCTTATTCCCGTACCGAAATTAAAGAACATTCCTACAACACATCAACCCTTATTGTTGATGCCGGCAGAACACCAACTTATTACAAGATTAGGGACGACCAGGGCAGGTATTTGACCAATGATGTGTTAACTGAATTTAACCCGCTGGGGATTTTAGAAGCAGGCGGTTACCGCAAACGCGATAACGACAACATCTTCGGTAATTTAAACGCGGAGCTGGCCGTTACTAAAGACTTTAAGTTGAAAGGTGTTTTTGGCGGAACACTGCTATCAAACCACATGTTTGGCAGGGTGATAGAAGTTGATTATTTCCCGAAAGGGACATACGGCGCTGACAGGAATACGAATGACGAAAACAACAAGAACCTGTTTTTAAATACACAGGTAATTGCGCAGTATACCAAAACATTCAATAAATCACATAACGTAGATGTATTGGTAGGTGTGGCCAATGAGTCGACAACGAACCAGGGCAACAGCCTATACCTTAAATACACCGACCCTGAATTGGGTACGCCGACAACGGGTACCATAATTGACCCTGCATCGTCAAATACCAATAATAACACCACGGAAACCAGTTTGAACTCCGCTTTTGGTAGAGCAAGTTATAATTATCAGAATAAGATATATGGTGAGTTTGATTTCAGGATAGATGCCTCATCAAAGTTTAATACAAAAAACCGCAACGCTTTTTTCCCATCGGGATCGGTAGGTTACCGGGTTACCGAAGAGAATTTTATGCAAAGCTACCGCGATAACTATGGCGATTTAAAGGTGCGCGCATCATATGGCATTTTGGGTAATCAAAACGTAGGCGATTACCAATACCAACGTACTTATGGCCCTTTCCAAAATGCTTATGGTTTTAACAACGCAGGTGTTGGTGGCGCGGCCATATCATTCGCTAATCCGGATATTCGCTGGGAGCGGGCTGCCACATTTAATGCGGGTATTGATGCTGGATTCCTGAAAAATACCCTAACCATATCTGCCGATTATTTTAATAAGGTAACAAAGGACATTTTGCTGCCGCCAATAGTGCCTGGTGTGTTTGGCGCCGGATTACCCGATTATAACGCAGGTAAGGTTCAAAACAGGGGATGGGAGCTAACCGTTAATTACCGTTTAACAACTAAAAACTTTAACCACTCTTTTTCCTTCAACGTAGCCGATACCAAAAACAAAGTATTATCTCTTGAAGGCGGCGACCAGATTAAAACTTATGACGAATTGCAGGTTATCAACAAAGTTGGCCTGCCAATTGGCTCGTACGTTGGGTTAAAACGCGATGGCTATTTCCAAAACCTTAACGATATTGTTAACGGACCCAAACCAGCCGGTTTAACTGTTTCGCCGGGCGATAACCGTTATGTGGATGTTAATAAGGATGGAGTAATTGATGATAACGACAGGTTTGTTTTAGGTAATGGTTTCCCCCGTTTAACATTTGGGTTTACCTATAACGTAACTTACAAGGGCTTTGACTTCAATCTGTTTATGCAGGGCGTAGGCAAGCGCAGCATGTTTGTGCGTGGCGAGCAGGTTGAACCCTTCCATTTTAACTATTCGCAGGTTATTTACCAGCATCAATTAGATTTCTGGACTCCCGAAAACCCCGATGCCCGTTATCCGCGCCTTGCAGCTGCCGGCAGTCAATCAAATACCAACAATTTCAGGCGCGGATCTGATATGTACATTTTCGATGGTTCGTACCTGCGCGTTAAAAACGTAACCCTGGGTTATTCGTTACCGCAAATTGTAGCCAAGGCTATAGGTACACATAAAGTAAGAGCTTATGTTTCAGGTCAAAACATTCTAACCTTTTCGGGCATGAAATTCCTTGACCCTGAGTCGACAGAATTTAACGGTAATGTACAGGCTGGCGGTGCCAATAGCGGCAGGGCTTATCCAACGCCGATATATTATGGGTTTGGTATTGATGTAACATTATAA